CACTATCTACTTTTAATACCTACTTTTAATTTTTTCACCTATATCTAATTTATTTAACATTATTAAACTCATTTCATACATTATTTTTATTTTCTTTATTTATGCACTTTTGTTGATCCAAATAATAATTACCACATAGTATATATTGTAGGAATAATATAGAACGGATGTGTTATATTGAACTTATCATCTATTAAGAATCTCTTTAAAAAAAAGCATGAACCTAAACTTAAAGCATTAAATTTTATAAGATATATAGGCCCAGGCCTTTTAGTAACAGTAGGATTTATCGATCCAGGAAACTGGGCTTCAAATATTTCTGCCGGTGGCGAATATGGATATGCTCTACTTTGGATGGTAACCCTTTCAACAATTATGCTTATTCTTCTCCAACATAATGCTGCCCACCTTGGAATTGTAACCGGCAATTGTCTATCGGAAGCATCTACTGCCACATTAAACCCAAAGCTTAATCGCTTTGTGCTTGGTTCCGCTGTAATAGCCGCAGTTTCTACTGCCCTTGCAGAGCTTCTAGGCGGAGCTATTGCTTTAAATATGCTATTTGGTATACCTTTAAAGCTTGGAACAATATTAGTTTTATGCTTTATATTATGGATATTATATACAAATTCTTATAAAAAACTAGAAAAATGGATTATTGGCTTTGTCTCGCTTATAGGAATATCCTTCTTATTCGAATTGAGCCTTGTGCATGTAGAATGGGGTAAAGCTATGGTGGGCTGGATTAAACCTTCTTTCCCAAGTGGATCTCTTCCAATCATAATGAGTGTCCTAGGAGCTGTAGTAATGCCTCATAATTTATTTTTGCATTCACAAGTAATACAAAGCCGTCAATGGAATCTAAAAGATGAGAGTGTAATAAAGAAGCAACTTAAATATGAATTTATGGATACATTTTTTTCAATGATAGTAGGCTGGGCTATAAATAGCGCTATGATACTTATCGCGGCAACTACTTTTTTTGCACAAAAGGTTCAAGTTACAGAGCTTAGTCAAGCTCAACAAATGCTTACACCTCTACTTGGAAATACAGCATCGATTGTTTTCGCTATAGCCCTACTTTTCGCTGGAATTTCTTCCTCGGTTACTGCTGGCATGGCAGGCGGAAGTATTTTTGCAGGGATATTTGGCAAGGATTATGATATTAATAGTATATACACTAAACTTGGAATAGGAATTACTTTAATTGGTGCTACAATAGCCATATTTTTTATAACAAATCCCTTTAAAGGGCTTATCTACTCGCAAATGCTCTTAAGTATACAGCTTCCAATAACTATATTCCTACAGATATATTTAACTTCTTCTAAGAAAGTTATGGGCAAATATGCTAACAGTACACTAAGTAAAATAACTCTTTGGATTATTGGACTTATAGTAACTGGGCTTAATATAATGCTATTACTAAGCCTCATACTGTAAATCTACAAAATATAAAAAAGGAATTATGCAAATTATCTTGCCTGGTTCCTTTTTTATTTACTATGACCCTATTCTTAAGCAGCAATATTTTTATGATAAGTATAAATATTTATTATAATAGTAATTAAATAACTACATTATCAATATACATAGTAATAGTGTAATAATGAACTTTAGGTATCTTAAAAATATGGATGCCTATACTAACTATTATTAAAAACACCTTAGATAAGGAGGTATATAAGATGCAAAAAAAAGAAATAATAGCCATGATACTCGCAGGTGGACAAGGTAGTAGACTTAAACTACTTACAAAAAATACAGCAAAACCTGCAATACCTTTTGGAGGTAAATACAAGATTATTGATTTTACTCTTAGTAACTGTTCAAATTCAGGAATAGATACAGTTGGCGTATTAACACAATATCAGCCACTTACGTTAAACTCCCATATAGGAATAGGCATCCCTTGGGATCTAGATAGAAATAATGGTGGGGTCACGCTGCTTCCCCCATATATGCATGAATCAGGCGGTAACTGGTATAAAGGTACTGCTAATGCAATTTATCAAAACACTAATTTTATAGACTCCTATGACCCTGAGTATGTAATTGTTCTTTCTGGTGACCACATCTATAAAATGGACTATTCCAAGATCCTTGACTATCATAAAAAAAAATGTGCTGATGCTACCATAGCGGTTATAGAGGTTTCAATAGATGAAGCTTCTAGATTTGGAATAATGAACACTACTATAGACAATAAAATAATTGAGTTTGAAGAGAAACCGAAAAATCCTAAAAACAATATGGCCTCTATGGGTGTATACATTTTTAATTGGAAAATCCTTAGATCCTTTCTAAAAAACGACGAAAACAATAAATTCTCTAGCAATGATTTCGGAAAAAACATAATACCTGATATGCTGAAAAGCGATAAAAAGCTATATGCCTATCCCTTTAAAGGTTATTGGAAAGATGTAGGCACTATTAAAAGTCTTTGGGAAGCGAATATGGACCTGATCAATGATAAAAATAAATTAAATATCCATGATGAAACTTGGAAAATATATTCAATAAACCCTACTTATCCAGCTCAATACGTAGGCCCTAATGCAAAAATCAAAAATTCTTTAGTGGTAGAAGGATGTATTGTCCTTGGAGAAGTCTCTAATTCAGTATTATTCCATGGCGTTACAGTTGGAAAAAACTCTAAAATATCAAATTCTGTTATAATGCCTAATACCAAGGTAGCAGACAATGTTACTATTAACAAAGCTATAATTGGTAATAATGTTATTATAAGACGAAATTCTCTTATAGGCGTTTCAGATGATATAACTCTAGTAGCAGAAGGTACTGAAATTAAATCTAACTCCTTTATAAAGTGAGGTGATAAAATGATTAATAATTATATGGGCATACTAAACTTAAACGAGGATGAGACAAATATAATAAATCTTACTAAGTGTAGACCACTCGCAGCTATACCTATTGCTTCTAGATATAGAATTATAGATTTCGCATTATCTAATATGGTTAATTCAGGCCTTAGGAACATTGGAATCTTTACTCAAAGTAACTCTCGTTCTTTAGTTGATCATGTGGGCTCCGGCAGACCTTGGGACTTAGATAGAAGACCTAACGGACTATTTGTATTTAATTTTGGTATCGCAAGTACTTCTTTAAATGATACTGAAATGTTATGGAACAACACGGAGTATTTATATAGAAGTAAAGAACAAAATGTAATTCTTTCCTCCTCTTATATGGTGGGAAATATTGATTACATGGCTGCTGTCAAATATCATGAAGAGAAGAAGCAGGATATAACTGTTATATACAAAAATATTAATACAGGAAGTAATGATTTTTTAAATTGCGACGTGTTAAATATAGATGAAAACAGTAACGTACTTAGTATTGGAAAGAATACTGGAGCATACAATTGCTTAAATATTTCCATGGAAATGTTTATTATGAAAAAGGAACTTTTGATATCACTTATTCGTAAATCTATCCATACCAGCTCTTACAAAACTATAAAAGATATTATACATAAAAACATTAATAATTTATCCGTTACGGCTTATGAATTTAAAGGTTACCTTCAATGTGTTAATTCTATAAGTGCTTATTATAAAACTAATATGGACATGCTAGCCATAAAAACAACTAAAGAATTGTTTTTTAGTAATGGACCTATCTATACAAAAATCAAGGATGAGCCACCGACTAAGTATTCTAGTGAAAGTAAAGTAA
This window of the Clostridium estertheticum genome carries:
- a CDS encoding Nramp family divalent metal transporter yields the protein MLNLSSIKNLFKKKHEPKLKALNFIRYIGPGLLVTVGFIDPGNWASNISAGGEYGYALLWMVTLSTIMLILLQHNAAHLGIVTGNCLSEASTATLNPKLNRFVLGSAVIAAVSTALAELLGGAIALNMLFGIPLKLGTILVLCFILWILYTNSYKKLEKWIIGFVSLIGISFLFELSLVHVEWGKAMVGWIKPSFPSGSLPIIMSVLGAVVMPHNLFLHSQVIQSRQWNLKDESVIKKQLKYEFMDTFFSMIVGWAINSAMILIAATTFFAQKVQVTELSQAQQMLTPLLGNTASIVFAIALLFAGISSSVTAGMAGGSIFAGIFGKDYDINSIYTKLGIGITLIGATIAIFFITNPFKGLIYSQMLLSIQLPITIFLQIYLTSSKKVMGKYANSTLSKITLWIIGLIVTGLNIMLLLSLIL
- a CDS encoding glucose-1-phosphate adenylyltransferase, translated to MQKKEIIAMILAGGQGSRLKLLTKNTAKPAIPFGGKYKIIDFTLSNCSNSGIDTVGVLTQYQPLTLNSHIGIGIPWDLDRNNGGVTLLPPYMHESGGNWYKGTANAIYQNTNFIDSYDPEYVIVLSGDHIYKMDYSKILDYHKKKCADATIAVIEVSIDEASRFGIMNTTIDNKIIEFEEKPKNPKNNMASMGVYIFNWKILRSFLKNDENNKFSSNDFGKNIIPDMLKSDKKLYAYPFKGYWKDVGTIKSLWEANMDLINDKNKLNIHDETWKIYSINPTYPAQYVGPNAKIKNSLVVEGCIVLGEVSNSVLFHGVTVGKNSKISNSVIMPNTKVADNVTINKAIIGNNVIIRRNSLIGVSDDITLVAEGTEIKSNSFIK
- the glgD gene encoding glucose-1-phosphate adenylyltransferase subunit GlgD: MINNYMGILNLNEDETNIINLTKCRPLAAIPIASRYRIIDFALSNMVNSGLRNIGIFTQSNSRSLVDHVGSGRPWDLDRRPNGLFVFNFGIASTSLNDTEMLWNNTEYLYRSKEQNVILSSSYMVGNIDYMAAVKYHEEKKQDITVIYKNINTGSNDFLNCDVLNIDENSNVLSIGKNTGAYNCLNISMEMFIMKKELLISLIRKSIHTSSYKTIKDIIHKNINNLSVTAYEFKGYLQCVNSISAYYKTNMDMLAIKTTKELFFSNGPIYTKIKDEPPTKYSSESKVTNSIIADGCIIEGIVENSIISRGVFVHSGAEIKNSIILQNCEIKENSKLFNVIIDKNVIINKDKQLNGDTEFPLVIEKRSLF